A part of Pungitius pungitius chromosome 15, fPunPun2.1, whole genome shotgun sequence genomic DNA contains:
- the napgb gene encoding N-ethylmaleimide-sensitive factor attachment protein, gamma b produces MAAQKINEAHEHIAKAEKCLKTGLTKWKPDFDSAASEYAKAAVCFKNAKQYEQAKDAYLKEAEYQTENKTLFHAAKAIEQAGMMMKEQKKMPEAIQYIEKACMMYMENGTPDTAAMALDRAGKLIEPLNLEKAVDLYQKAAGVFENEDRLRQAVELLGKASRLLVRLRRLDEASVALQKEKNMYKEIENFPMCFKKTTAQVLIHLHRGDYVAADKCVRESYSLPGYSGSEDCIAMETLLQGYDEQDEDQVHRVCSSPLLKYMDNDYAKLAISLRVPGGGGKKKKAAAAPQGGADGAPADEEDDYEGGLC; encoded by the exons ATGGCTGCTCAGAAGATTAACGAAGCTCACGAGCATATAGCGAAAGCTGAAAAATG CTTAAAGACAGGTCTGACGAAGTGGAAGCCGGATTTTGACAGCGCTGCGTCAGAATACGCCAAAGCAG CCGTGTGCTTCAAGAACGCGAAGCAGTACGAACAAGCAAAGGATGCCTACCTCAAGGAGGCTGAATACCAGACGGAAAACAAGAC GCTTTTTCACGCTGCAAA GGCTATTGAACAGGCCGGTATGATGATGAAG GAACAAAAGAAGATGCCTGAGGCGATCCAGTACATAGAGAAAGCCTGCATGATGTACATGGAGAACGGTACTCCTGACACTGCTGCCATGGCTCTGGACCGGGCTGGAAA ACTGATAGAGCCTCTAAACCTAGAGAAAGCTGTGGACCTTTATCAGAAGGCGGCTGGCGTTTTTGAG aATGAGGACCGGCTGCGTCAGGCAGTTGAACTGCTTGGGAAAGCCTCCAGACTTCTGGTCAGGCTAAGAAG GTTGGATGAAGCATCAGTTGCTCTGCAGAAAGAGAAGAACATGTACAAAGAAATTGAGAACTTTCCCATGTGCTTCAAG AAAACAACAGCTCAAGTACTGATTCATCTTCATAGAGGGGACTACGTAGCAGCTGATAAATGTGTCCGAGAAAGTTACAG CCTGCCCGGGTACAGTGGAAGCGAAGATTGCATTGCCATGGAGACACTTCTGCAGGGCTACGACGAGCAGGACGAGGACCAGGTCCACCGTGTGTGCAGCTCACCTTTACTGAAGTACATGGACAATGAC TATGCCAAGCTGGCCATTTCCTTGAGAgtacctggaggaggaggaaagaagaagaaggctgctgctgctccacaagGCGGCGCTGATGGTGCACCAGCGGATGAAGAGGATGATTACGAGGGAGGCCTGTGTTAG